CAGGCGGTCGCAGCCTTGGATGGGCTGATCGAACGATATGGCAGTCGAATGGTACGACTCGGCGGGATTCCGGAAGAGTAACCAGGCAGGCTCAGCTTGGACGTTGACTGTCGGACGGACGTACCGAGTTCAAGAACGCTTCCACTTCCTGAATGACCACTCCCTGCTCCTCAGCGGACAGCTTATCCCAATGTTGCCGGAGCGGTTCAAAGTATCGCCTGATGGAGGTATAGAGACTATAGGCTTTCCCGTTTCGCTCATCCTGACTGTCGGCCATGGCTATCGTCCTTTCACGTTTTCTAGTAGGCCAGCAGTCTAGTCAATTTTCCCCTTGGCAGACAAGGGCATGGTTAAATCTCCCACCCACAGTTCTAACAGGCTCCGAAAAATCTTCAGGAGAACAGCATGCAGGATGCTCAAACAGTTCAGACTTCTCACCCGCCCAACCCCGGCGCGCCAAGACGCGCTATTCCACAGGCAAGGCCGCAGGCGAATCGAAACCGGAGGCGTACCCTCAGGGGTACGTTGAGGATTTCGATGAGCCGAGAACGAAGCTGGCGGACTGTTTCAGCATCCTGCATCGAGTCTCTTTCCATCCGAGCACACAGTCGGTATGATGCAGCCATGTCTGTGAAAGTCATGACGAAAGACCAGCTGGTCCCACTTCTGCGTACGGCGCAGACCCGGAATAAACGTATCGTGTTCACGAACGGCTGTTTCGATCTCATGCATGTCGGCCATACGCGTTACCTCCAGGCGGCGAGAGATCTCGGAGACCTATTGGTCGTCGCCGTCAACAGCGATGAGTCCGTCAGGAGCTTGAACAAGGCCCCGGATCGGCCGATCGTCCCGGAGGCTCAACGGGCGGAAGTGGTCGCCGCCCTCAGTTCGGTCGATTATGTAGTCCTGTTCAACGAACCGGACCCCCACAGTTTGATTGCCGCCTTGCAACCGGATGTACTCGTGAAAGGTGGAGATTGGGCGGTGGAACGGATCGTTGGCCGAGAAATCGTCGAAGCGCGCGGCGGGGTCGTCCGCACCATTCCCTTAGTCCCCGGCGTCTCCACCACGACGCTGATACAGCGTATTCGCTCGACTACAACGTAAGCAGGATGCTGAAACAGTCCGCCAACAGCGTTCTCGCTTCGCTCAGGTCCTCAACGTACCCCCGAGGGTACGTCTCCGGCCTTCACTCGCTGCGGCCTTGTTGGACGAACTGTTTGAGCATCCTGCTTAGCTGGTCTCTTTTTATTTTTACTAACCTGTCAACCATCGAAATGCGCCATGAGGAACTCACTGTTCCCTAGCCTGTGACACCATGTCCGATACGATTTCCACAACATCAGCATCCCAGTGGTTCGTTCCTGTCGTTGCGGCGCTAGGAGACGGAACAGGCCGCCCCTCGGTCGCGGGCCTCTACGGCTCCACCGCCGGGCTTGCCCTCACCACACTCCTGCATCCCCAGTTGGGCAAACTGGGGAATCGATCATGGCTAATCGTCACTGGGTCGGACGAGGCGGCGGAACGCCTCTTCGACGACCTGCACTTCTTCCATGATCTCATCGGCCTCCCGGCGGCGTCCCTCGCCCTGTTTCCGCGATGGGAAACTTTGCCGTACGAGGGCAGCGCGCCCCATGTCAGCCTGATTGCGCGCCGGATGAATGCCCTGCATCACATCCGGACCACCCCACAGACCTGCCTGGTCACCTCCATCGCGGCGCTCATGCAACGGCTGTTGCCCGTCGAGACGTTTAGCCGCACCACCCTGCAATTCAAACTGGGCGGCACGATCGAACGAGAAGTCCTCACCGGAGGATTGTTACGCCTCGGCTATCGGCAGGTCTCGGTGGTGGAAATTCCAGGAGAGTTCAGTATTCGAGGCGGCATTGTCGATATTTTTTCGACGGCCTATGCCGACCCGCTGCGGGCAGAGTTTCTCGGCGAAACCATCGACTCGCTCCGCCTCTTCGATCCCGCCACGCAAAAATCCATCAAGAAGCTGGATCGAGCGGTCGTCCTGCCCGCGCGGGAATACTTGCGCGCAGA
The genomic region above belongs to Nitrospirota bacterium and contains:
- the rfaE2 gene encoding D-glycero-beta-D-manno-heptose 1-phosphate adenylyltransferase, with product MSVKVMTKDQLVPLLRTAQTRNKRIVFTNGCFDLMHVGHTRYLQAARDLGDLLVVAVNSDESVRSLNKAPDRPIVPEAQRAEVVAALSSVDYVVLFNEPDPHSLIAALQPDVLVKGGDWAVERIVGREIVEARGGVVRTIPLVPGVSTTTLIQRIRSTTT